From the genome of Bradyrhizobium sp. SZCCHNS1050, one region includes:
- a CDS encoding LysR family transcriptional regulator: protein MVTLKQLEALNWIAELGTFERAAAKLNTTQSAISKRIQELEASARVPLFDRSQRGARLTERGEQILALGRQMLALQDQILELKDGRQSPARRLRLGATELSALTWLPRLVSAIREAHPAVMIEPEVETSRSLYDRLIEGSLDLVVIPDVFSDPEVTSVRLAEVQNVWTARPGLVRARRSLDFDELGHHTILMQGRRSGSGLFVNKWLAANGVSFKRAISVDNLTALVGLAVAGLGISYLPQRCFRPLFEQKKLVILPVKPTLPAVPYAAMYRNDRPSAFAAAVAELARQTCDFGRQLEG from the coding sequence ATGGTCACCCTGAAGCAGCTGGAAGCTTTGAACTGGATCGCGGAGCTCGGCACGTTCGAACGCGCCGCAGCCAAGCTGAACACGACGCAATCGGCGATCTCGAAGCGCATCCAGGAGCTCGAGGCCTCCGCGCGCGTTCCGCTGTTTGATCGCAGCCAGCGCGGGGCTCGCCTGACCGAACGTGGCGAACAGATTCTTGCTCTTGGCCGACAGATGTTGGCGTTGCAGGACCAGATCCTGGAGTTGAAGGACGGCCGGCAGTCACCGGCCCGCCGCCTGCGGCTTGGGGCGACGGAGCTGTCAGCGCTGACATGGCTGCCGCGTCTGGTTTCGGCGATTCGCGAAGCCCATCCGGCGGTGATGATCGAGCCTGAAGTCGAAACCTCCCGAAGCCTCTACGATCGGCTGATCGAGGGCAGCCTCGATCTCGTCGTCATCCCGGACGTCTTCTCCGACCCGGAGGTGACGTCGGTGCGGCTTGCCGAAGTGCAGAACGTGTGGACGGCGCGCCCCGGCCTGGTCAGAGCGCGCCGGAGCCTCGATTTCGACGAGCTTGGTCATCATACGATTCTGATGCAGGGCCGTCGCTCGGGCTCCGGCCTCTTCGTCAACAAATGGCTCGCGGCCAACGGCGTCTCGTTCAAGCGCGCCATCTCGGTCGACAATCTGACCGCGCTGGTCGGGCTCGCCGTGGCCGGCCTCGGCATCAGCTATCTTCCGCAACGCTGTTTTCGTCCTCTCTTCGAGCAGAAGAAGCTGGTCATCCTGCCCGTCAAGCCGACGCTGCCGGCCGTGCCCTATGCGGCCATGTATCGCAACGACAGACCCTCGGCCTTCGCGGCCGCCGTAGCGGAGCTGGCGCGCCAGACCTGCGATTTCGGCCGTCAACTCGAAGGTTAG
- a CDS encoding RraA family protein translates to MGEGQAQPGAPIDAAVVAAFKSVSTAVISDNLQRLPGAASLRPFYTGSPMAGIALTVNTAPGDNLFIHRALDLITPGDVLVVNGGGNETRALVGEIIAAIARERGAAGIVVDGAIRDSGVLMKSDFPVFARAVNHRGPYKNGPGEINVPVSIGGMIVTPGDIVVADADGVVAFAPAIAPELLASARAQEQREAEILASIRAGRYGGAYAK, encoded by the coding sequence ATGGGTGAGGGACAAGCGCAGCCTGGTGCGCCGATCGATGCGGCGGTCGTCGCCGCGTTCAAGAGCGTTTCCACGGCCGTGATCAGTGACAACCTTCAGCGGCTGCCTGGTGCAGCCAGTCTACGGCCATTCTATACGGGCTCGCCGATGGCCGGGATCGCGCTGACCGTGAATACGGCGCCGGGGGACAATCTCTTCATTCATCGCGCGCTCGATCTCATCACGCCTGGCGACGTCCTCGTCGTCAATGGCGGCGGCAACGAGACGCGGGCATTGGTCGGCGAGATCATCGCCGCCATCGCGAGGGAACGCGGCGCGGCCGGGATCGTCGTCGACGGTGCGATCAGGGACTCCGGCGTGCTGATGAAGTCCGACTTCCCCGTGTTCGCGCGTGCGGTCAATCACCGCGGCCCCTACAAGAACGGTCCCGGCGAGATCAACGTGCCGGTGTCGATCGGCGGCATGATCGTCACGCCAGGCGATATCGTGGTTGCCGACGCCGACGGAGTGGTCGCTTTCGCGCCGGCGATCGCACCCGAACTGCTCGCCTCCGCCCGCGCGCAGGAGCAGCGTGAAGCCGAAATCCTGGCGAGCATCCGCGCAGGGCGCTATGGCGGTGCCTACGCAAAATAG